The Microplitis mediator isolate UGA2020A chromosome 8, iyMicMedi2.1, whole genome shotgun sequence genome has a window encoding:
- the LOC130672631 gene encoding nucleolar GTP-binding protein 1 — translation MSLYNFKKITVVPTAKDFIDIILSKTQRKTPTVIHKNYKISRIRAFYTRKVKFTQQNFHDRLSKIIQEFPKLDDVHPFYADLMNVLYDKDHYKLALGQTNTARHLIDNVSKDYVRLLKYGDSLYRCKQLKKAALGRMATIMKRQAANLTYLEQVRQHLARLPSIDPYTRTIIICGFPNVGKSSFINKITRADVEVQPYAFTTKSLYVGHTDYLYQRYQVIDTPGILDHALEDRNVIEMQAVTALAHLRSAVLYFCDLSEQCGHSLEEQLKLFESIKPLFNNKPLIIVANKIDVVSLEELSEEKRAVIKKFEEHEVPIMETSTMTEQGVMEVKLEACQRLLAFRVDQKIRTKKVEGKENRLHVAMPAPRDAKERPPCIPASVMQKKAAAAEKAERKRKLERHIEEEMGDDYILDLKKNYDIEGDQKYDIIPEIWEGHNVADYIDPEIFDKLNELERAEELRTQAGIYDYKLPELTETMKDIRALAQQIRDQKVILKEESRINKQSTKPVMPRNTAARGRDRSVHKLRDQMEDLGVDMEDTKDAHFTKTRGRSRSLSGPARKRQRVESVVSVSRARSSSRPARDDIGVKDVTMKSKLKNIAHKAIRKKVAKKGLKGEADRFIGTKMPKHLFSGKRGVGKTDRR, via the exons ATGTCGCTGTataacttcaaaaaaataaccgtAGTCCCTACGGCAAAG gACTTTATAGATATCATATTATCAAAAACCCAGAGGAAGACACCGACAGTAATCcacaaaaattacaaaatatcccGAATCCGCGCGTTCTACACCCGGAAAGTCAAATTTACTCAGCAAAATTTCCATGATCGTCTGTCGAAAATTATTCAGGAGTTCCCAAAGCTTGATGATGTCCATCCATTTTATGCTGATTTGATGAACGTTCTCTACGACAAGGATCATTACAAGTTGGCTCTTGGTCAAACAAACACCGCGagacatttaattgataa tgtctcTAAAGATTATGTTCGCTTACTCAAGTACGGAGACTCTCTGTACAGATGTAAGCAACTTAAAAAAGCGGCTTTGGGTCGCATGGCGACAATAATGAAACGACAAGCTGCTAATTTAACATATTTGGAACAAGTCCGTCAGCATTTAGCACGTCTGCCCAGTATTGATCCGTACACTCGTACGATTATCATCTGCGGGTTTCCTAACGTTGGAAAAAGTAGTTTTATTAACAAG atcaCTCGTGCTGACGTTGAAGTCCAGCCTTATGCTTTCACAACAAAATCACTTTACGTAGGACACACAGATTATTTATATCAACGCTACCAGGTGATTGACACACCGGGAATCTTAGATCACGCATTGGAAGACCGGAACGTTATTGAAATGCAAGCAGTGACGGCATTGGCGCATTTGCGTTCAGCGGTTCTGTACTTCTGCGACTTGTCCGAGCAGTGCGGGCACTCGCTGGAGGAGCAGCTCAAATTATTTGAGTCAATAAAGCCATTGTTCAACAACAAACCGCTGATAATTGTCGCCAACAAGATCGACGTTGTGAGTCTTGAAGAATTGTCCGAAGAAAAGCGCGCGGTTATTAAGAAATTTGAAGAACACGAAGTTCCGATCATGGAGACTAGTACGATGACTGAGCAGGGAGTGATGGAGGTCAAGCTCGAGGCTTGTCAGCGTTTGCTGGCCTTCCGAGTTGATCAGAAAATCAGGACCAAGAAAGTTGAAGGGAAAGAAAACCGGCTCCATGTTGCTATGCCTGCTCCGAGAGACGCAAAAGAACGCCCGCCTTGTATTCCTGCTAGTGTGATGCAGAAGAAAGCAGCCGCCGCTGAAAAAGCTGAGCGCAAACGCAAATTGGAGCGTCATATTGAGGAAGAGATGGGCGATGATTATATTCTTGACCTAAAGAAGAACTATGACATTGAAGGTGATCAGAAGTATGATATCATTCCCGAAATTTGGGAAGGTCACAATGTTGCTGATTACATTGACCCTGAAATATTTGAc aaattaaaCGAGTTGGAAAGAGCCGAGGAACTGAGAACACAAGCCGGAATTTACGATTACAAATTACCAGAGTTAACGGAAACTATGAAAGACATCAGAGCACTGGCTCAGCAAATCCGCGACCAGAAGGTCATATTGAAAGAAGAGTCGCGtattaataaacaatcaaCGAAACCAGTAATGCCGCGGAATACAGCAGCTCGCGGTCGCGACAGAAGTGTCCATAAATTAAGAGACCAGATGGAAGATCTTGGTGTTGATATGGAAGACACCAAAGACGCTCATTTCACTAAAACTCGCGGAAGATCACGATCATTGTCCGGTCCGGCTCGTAAGAGACAACGTGTCGAGTCCGTCGTCTCTGTTTCGCGCGCTCGCAGCAGCTCGCGACCTGCTAGAGATGATATCGGTGTCAAAGATGTtacg atgAAATCCAAGCTGAAGAATATCGCCCACAAGGCGATCAGGAAGAAGGTCGCCAAGAAAGGTCTCAAAGGTGAAGCCGATCGTTTCATCGGAACTAAAATGCCTAAACATTTGTTCTCCGGAAAACGAGGAGTTGGAAAAACTGATAGAAGATAA